A region from the Nocardia terpenica genome encodes:
- a CDS encoding SDR family oxidoreductase, translating to MTARDRTGKVVVVTGAATGLGRDCVLDLEDRGFRVVAGVRRTEDGEKLVAAARHGRLRYALVDVTDDDSIRACAEFVDSEYGELWGLVNNAGICIAGPLECIGTPQLRRQLDTNLVGQLSMIRAHLPLLRRSRGRIVNITSGLGTVAFPHFGAYAAAQFAKEALSDALRRELAPSGVEVSVVAPGAIFTPIWDKVPRTAGQVLDEAPAEVAQIYRAGFEATMSASVQQARDSHTTGEQVAAVVARALTATRPRTRYRVGPDSRRVAVLARLLPDRLLDRYLRGGADAR from the coding sequence ATGACAGCGCGGGACCGTACCGGCAAGGTCGTGGTCGTCACCGGGGCCGCCACCGGATTGGGCCGCGACTGCGTCCTCGATCTGGAAGACCGCGGCTTCCGGGTGGTGGCCGGGGTGCGCCGGACCGAGGACGGCGAGAAACTGGTGGCGGCCGCGCGGCACGGCCGCCTCCGGTACGCCCTCGTCGACGTCACCGACGACGACTCCATCCGGGCCTGCGCCGAATTCGTCGACAGCGAATACGGCGAGCTGTGGGGACTGGTCAACAATGCGGGAATCTGCATCGCGGGACCGCTGGAATGCATCGGCACACCGCAGTTGCGCCGCCAACTGGACACCAATCTCGTCGGCCAGCTGTCGATGATCCGCGCCCACCTGCCGCTGCTGCGCCGCTCGCGCGGCCGGATCGTCAACATCACCTCCGGCCTCGGCACGGTCGCCTTCCCGCACTTCGGCGCCTATGCCGCAGCGCAATTCGCGAAGGAGGCGCTCAGCGACGCCCTGCGCCGCGAGCTCGCGCCCAGCGGTGTCGAGGTGTCCGTCGTCGCACCGGGCGCGATATTCACACCCATCTGGGACAAGGTGCCGCGGACGGCGGGGCAGGTGCTCGACGAGGCCCCGGCCGAGGTCGCGCAGATCTACCGGGCCGGATTCGAGGCGACGATGAGCGCGAGCGTCCAGCAGGCGCGGGACAGTCACACCACCGGCGAGCAGGTCGCCGCGGTGGTGGCCCGCGCCCTGACCGCGACCCGGCCGCGCACGCGCTATCGCGTCGGACCGGACTCGCGCCGCGTCGCCGTCCTGGCGCGGCTGCTGCCCGATCGGCTCCTCGACCGTTACCTGCGGGGAGGCGCGGATGCGCGCTAG
- a CDS encoding phthiocerol/phthiodiolone dimycocerosyl transferase family protein translates to MRASPVAEAAAPARELGPLERWYWIADQLAPLTVIGRVRVHGALPHTLLRTSLTALQVRHPLLRVAIEPDPTGSRPRFVPIIGRGIPLDHQVFGPRAARRPRWAEVVDDRVLNDRIDWRGGPLAKATVLTHQSESGDPGGDAHDLILSVSHVVSDGTTALSLVRQWLALAAHRRLRGADIQFARSPMPAAEALFPTEHTGRRGRDRARAKQTRDDRDLRALRPRRIDPETPVPPTERRSRLLHRSLPPEVLDALVRACRAHGVSVHGVLAAAMIAALAEDCGDTVGGHYSIGSPINFRAELDPPVTDVDMGSYVATVPTHVDYRPGRSLWAMAREVNNDLRARKQLGEHFSMIHGFTAAGPERLVDSEPFVRYLDERGPINYCLSNIGRFDFPDDIGPWRVEGAQFLASLSVTGAMVATVNSCHGHLFWNFTYVSDVLSHTRAVRIADGCVAKVTAAVPTSRGAHP, encoded by the coding sequence ATGCGCGCTAGTCCCGTCGCCGAGGCCGCGGCGCCCGCCCGTGAGCTGGGACCCCTCGAACGCTGGTACTGGATCGCCGACCAACTCGCGCCGCTCACGGTGATCGGGCGGGTGCGGGTGCACGGTGCGCTGCCGCATACGCTGCTGCGGACCTCGCTGACCGCACTTCAAGTGCGCCACCCCCTGTTACGGGTCGCCATCGAACCGGACCCGACCGGGAGCAGGCCGCGGTTCGTGCCGATCATCGGTCGCGGCATTCCGCTGGATCACCAGGTGTTCGGCCCGCGCGCGGCGCGGCGGCCACGCTGGGCCGAGGTCGTCGACGACCGGGTGCTCAACGACCGGATCGATTGGCGCGGTGGGCCGTTGGCGAAGGCGACGGTGCTGACCCACCAGTCCGAGTCCGGCGACCCCGGCGGCGACGCGCACGATCTGATCCTGTCCGTCTCGCACGTCGTCTCCGACGGGACGACGGCCCTGTCGCTGGTGCGGCAGTGGCTGGCGCTCGCCGCACACCGGCGGCTGCGCGGCGCGGACATCCAGTTCGCCAGGTCGCCGATGCCCGCCGCCGAGGCGCTGTTCCCGACCGAGCACACCGGCAGGCGCGGCCGGGATCGGGCGCGCGCCAAGCAGACTCGCGACGATCGCGACCTCCGAGCCCTGCGGCCCCGGCGGATCGATCCCGAGACGCCGGTGCCGCCCACCGAGCGGCGCAGCCGCCTGCTGCACCGGTCGCTGCCGCCGGAGGTGCTGGATGCGCTCGTGCGGGCATGCCGCGCACACGGTGTCAGCGTGCACGGCGTTCTCGCCGCCGCCATGATCGCCGCCCTGGCCGAGGACTGCGGCGATACCGTCGGCGGCCATTACTCCATCGGCTCGCCGATCAACTTCCGCGCCGAGCTCGACCCGCCGGTCACCGACGTCGACATGGGCAGCTACGTGGCGACCGTGCCCACCCACGTCGACTACCGGCCCGGCCGCTCGCTGTGGGCGATGGCCCGCGAGGTCAACAACGATCTGCGCGCCCGCAAGCAACTGGGCGAACACTTTTCGATGATCCACGGATTCACCGCGGCGGGACCGGAACGACTCGTCGACAGCGAGCCGTTCGTCCGCTACCTGGACGAGCGGGGGCCGATCAACTACTGCCTGTCCAATATCGGGCGGTTCGACTTTCCCGACGACATCGGGCCGTGGCGGGTGGAGGGCGCGCAGTTCCTCGCCTCGCTGTCGGTGACCGGCGCCATGGTCGCCACCGTCAATTCCTGCCACGGCCACCTGTTCTGGAACTTCACCTACGTCTCCGACGTGCTGTCGCACACCCGCGCCGTGCGCATCGCCGACGGCTGCGTCGCCAAGGTGACGGCCGCCGTCCCGACTTCCCGAGGAGCACACCCGTGA
- a CDS encoding amidase gives MTTPPIFSTALEIRDLIAADRLGAVESTRAVLEYIEQTNPYLNAITAMRAAKALDDARAADRVPAAERGPLHGVPFVIKAVNESEDLPADYGSRAFADYVPGFDTEVVARLRAAGAILIGTTNMPEFGLRVTTDNRLWPATRNPWDTDHSPAGSSGGAAAAVAAGMVPLAQAADGGGSGRVPASACGIVGLKPSRGRTPWAPSAYEQWSGYAVNTQMARTVRDVALMLDVTAGPVPGEPYGLPAPTESFLAACDRGPERLRVAYLGTPPHGAVDAEVASACREAVGAFADQGHEVVEAELSLDGLLDAFLTVMAGNVAALVANVPAARLSELEPSTVEIALHGQRLTAADYCAAVAAAQHRAAEIVRGWADFDLLVTPTLTVQPPKVDSAPPGTGFREQWHEYASWLAFTYPFSITGQPAISVPAGRTAQHLPVGIQLVGAPGAEDRILAAAAAFEQARPWVAERPGGLG, from the coding sequence GTGACGACACCGCCGATCTTCTCCACCGCGCTGGAGATCCGCGATCTCATTGCCGCCGATCGGCTCGGCGCCGTGGAATCCACGCGCGCCGTGCTCGAATACATCGAACAGACCAATCCCTACCTGAACGCCATTACCGCGATGCGGGCGGCGAAGGCGCTCGACGACGCGCGCGCCGCGGACCGGGTTCCGGCCGCGGAGCGCGGACCGCTGCACGGGGTGCCGTTCGTGATCAAGGCGGTCAACGAGTCGGAAGACCTTCCGGCCGACTACGGTTCGCGCGCCTTCGCCGACTACGTTCCCGGCTTCGATACCGAGGTCGTCGCCCGGCTGCGCGCGGCCGGGGCGATCCTCATCGGCACCACGAACATGCCGGAATTCGGTCTGCGCGTCACCACCGACAATCGGCTCTGGCCCGCGACGCGCAATCCCTGGGACACCGACCACAGCCCGGCCGGTTCCAGCGGCGGGGCGGCGGCCGCGGTGGCCGCGGGCATGGTCCCGCTCGCCCAGGCCGCGGACGGCGGGGGATCGGGGCGGGTGCCCGCCTCCGCCTGCGGCATCGTGGGTCTCAAGCCCAGCCGTGGCCGAACACCATGGGCCCCTTCCGCATACGAGCAGTGGTCGGGTTACGCGGTGAACACTCAGATGGCGCGCACGGTGCGCGATGTCGCGCTGATGCTGGACGTCACGGCCGGGCCGGTGCCGGGCGAACCGTACGGGCTGCCCGCACCGACCGAATCGTTCCTCGCGGCCTGCGATCGCGGGCCCGAGCGGCTGCGGGTCGCCTACCTCGGCACCCCGCCGCACGGTGCGGTCGACGCGGAGGTCGCCTCCGCGTGCCGGGAGGCGGTGGGCGCCTTCGCCGACCAGGGGCACGAGGTGGTGGAGGCCGAGCTGTCTCTGGACGGACTGCTCGATGCGTTCCTCACGGTCATGGCCGGAAACGTGGCGGCCCTGGTGGCGAACGTGCCGGCGGCGCGGCTGTCGGAGCTGGAGCCCTCGACGGTGGAGATCGCCCTGCACGGGCAGCGGCTGACAGCGGCCGACTACTGCGCCGCCGTCGCGGCCGCGCAGCACCGGGCCGCCGAGATCGTCCGGGGCTGGGCCGATTTCGATCTGCTGGTCACCCCGACGCTCACCGTGCAGCCGCCGAAGGTGGACTCGGCGCCGCCCGGGACCGGCTTCCGCGAGCAGTGGCACGAATACGCGAGCTGGCTCGCGTTCACCTATCCGTTCAGCATTACGGGCCAACCGGCCATCAGCGTCCCGGCCGGGCGGACCGCGCAGCACCTGCCGGTGGGGATTCAGCTGGTCGGCGCGCCGGGCGCGGAGGACCGAATCCTGGCCGCCGCGGCCGCATTCGAACAGGCCCGGCCGTGGGTCGCGGAGCGACCGGGAGGGCTGGGCTGA
- a CDS encoding FAD-dependent oxidoreductase, giving the protein MSANKSAIVVGAGIGGLTAAIALRQVGIDVHVYERAAQIRSGGFGLSVMSNAIAALESLGIDLRLERHGRVLERYYVKDRHGRLLREFPFPEIIERVGAPSVCVGRADLLAALREYAADLPVTVGAAVERFEPIGDRVRVHFDDGRSADADMLIGADGFHSAVRKQIAGPGERWHDSGYIVWLGITDYEHPRFAPGSVVHHWGDGMRFGLVDIGHGRLYWWGTKNMPLDRSMSWNGGKAELLEEYSGWPDEVLTAIRVTAEENLISTNTRDRPFLERWGAGPVTLLGDAAHPMLTSLGQGAAMAIEDAVVLARHLEHATDIDDGLRGYEDARRERTRAIVESTRAISDFEQSQGPIRRRIRDGYFRFMPHRTLVRKLEPALTFPGVTA; this is encoded by the coding sequence ATGTCCGCGAACAAGTCGGCCATCGTCGTCGGCGCGGGGATCGGTGGCCTGACCGCGGCGATCGCCCTGCGGCAGGTCGGCATCGACGTCCACGTCTACGAGCGGGCCGCGCAGATCCGCTCCGGCGGATTCGGGCTCTCGGTGATGAGCAACGCCATCGCCGCGCTCGAATCGCTCGGCATCGACCTGCGCCTGGAACGGCACGGGCGGGTGCTGGAGCGCTACTACGTCAAGGATCGCCACGGCAGGCTGCTGCGGGAGTTCCCGTTCCCGGAGATCATCGAGCGCGTGGGCGCGCCCAGCGTCTGCGTCGGCCGCGCCGATCTGCTTGCCGCCCTGCGCGAGTACGCCGCGGACCTGCCCGTCACCGTCGGCGCCGCCGTCGAACGCTTCGAGCCGATCGGCGACCGGGTCCGGGTGCACTTCGACGACGGCCGATCCGCCGACGCGGACATGCTGATCGGCGCGGACGGATTCCATTCGGCCGTGCGCAAACAGATCGCCGGTCCGGGCGAGCGGTGGCACGACAGCGGATACATCGTGTGGCTCGGCATCACCGACTACGAGCATCCCCGGTTCGCGCCCGGCTCGGTCGTGCACCACTGGGGCGACGGCATGCGGTTCGGGCTGGTCGACATCGGCCACGGCCGCCTGTACTGGTGGGGCACCAAGAACATGCCGCTGGATCGGTCCATGTCCTGGAACGGCGGCAAAGCCGAACTGCTCGAGGAGTATTCGGGCTGGCCGGACGAGGTGCTGACCGCGATCCGGGTCACCGCCGAGGAGAACCTGATCAGCACCAACACCCGGGACCGGCCGTTCCTCGAGCGCTGGGGCGCCGGGCCGGTGACCTTGCTCGGCGACGCCGCGCACCCGATGCTCACCAGCCTCGGCCAGGGCGCGGCCATGGCGATCGAGGACGCGGTGGTGCTGGCCCGGCACCTCGAGCACGCCACCGATATCGACGACGGGCTGCGCGGCTACGAGGACGCCCGGCGCGAGCGGACCCGCGCGATCGTGGAGTCGACCCGGGCGATCAGCGATTTCGAACAGTCGCAGGGACCGATCCGCCGCCGCATCCGCGACGGGTACTTCCGGTTCATGCCGCACCGCACGCTGGTGCGAAAACTGGAGCCCGCGTTGACCTTTCCGGGGGTGACCGCATGA
- a CDS encoding MFS transporter, whose protein sequence is MANAYRELFSAPGSVAFSAAGFLARLPISMTGIGLITMLSQLRGQYALAGAVSAVFTFSMALFGPQVSRLVDRHGQGRVLVPAMGISVLAMGALLLCTRYDAPVWTLFVFAIPAGCMPNMAAMVRARWSQLYRDSPRLHTAFSLESVVDELTFVVGPALSVTVCTLVFPEAGPLIATVLLAVGVALFVAQRGTEPPVHAPTGDGGGSALRSGPLVFLVLVLVAGGTIVGTVDVVSVNFAEHQGNTAAAGIVVSIYAVGSALAGLAFGALKPKTPLPRLLLLFVTGTAATTVPLLVVGTIAGLSATVFVAGVFFAPGMIVIMSLVERIVPSDKLTEGMTWALTGLSMGVALGASVSGKAVDTFGPRGGFAVAVAAGAVALLVALLGYRPLTTYDTDRALPQQDTVIHR, encoded by the coding sequence ATGGCCAATGCCTACCGCGAGCTGTTCTCGGCGCCCGGGTCGGTGGCGTTCTCCGCCGCCGGTTTCCTCGCCCGGCTGCCGATCTCCATGACCGGGATCGGCCTCATCACGATGCTGTCCCAGCTGCGCGGGCAGTACGCCCTCGCCGGTGCCGTCTCGGCGGTCTTCACGTTTTCCATGGCCCTGTTCGGGCCGCAGGTCTCGCGCCTGGTGGACCGGCACGGGCAGGGCCGAGTGTTGGTGCCCGCCATGGGAATCAGCGTGCTGGCCATGGGAGCGCTGCTGCTGTGCACCCGCTACGACGCGCCGGTGTGGACGCTGTTCGTCTTCGCGATCCCGGCGGGGTGCATGCCGAATATGGCGGCGATGGTGCGGGCGCGGTGGTCGCAGCTCTACCGCGACTCGCCGCGGCTGCACACGGCCTTTTCGCTGGAATCGGTCGTCGACGAGCTGACCTTCGTGGTCGGTCCGGCCCTGTCGGTGACGGTGTGCACCCTGGTCTTCCCGGAGGCCGGACCGTTGATCGCGACCGTGCTGCTGGCGGTGGGCGTGGCGCTGTTCGTCGCCCAGCGCGGCACCGAGCCGCCGGTGCACGCCCCGACCGGCGACGGCGGCGGGTCGGCGCTGCGATCCGGCCCGCTGGTATTCCTGGTCCTGGTGCTCGTCGCCGGGGGCACCATCGTCGGAACCGTCGACGTGGTCAGCGTCAATTTCGCCGAGCACCAAGGGAATACGGCCGCGGCCGGGATCGTGGTGTCGATCTACGCGGTGGGCTCGGCGCTGGCCGGGCTGGCCTTCGGCGCCCTGAAACCGAAGACCCCGCTGCCGCGCCTGCTGCTGCTGTTCGTGACGGGCACCGCCGCGACCACGGTGCCGCTGCTGGTCGTCGGCACCATCGCGGGCCTGTCGGCGACGGTGTTCGTCGCCGGAGTGTTCTTCGCCCCCGGCATGATCGTCATTATGAGCCTGGTCGAGCGGATCGTGCCCTCCGACAAGCTCACCGAGGGGATGACGTGGGCCCTGACCGGGCTCAGCATGGGCGTGGCCCTCGGGGCGAGCGTCTCGGGCAAGGCGGTGGACACCTTCGGTCCCCGGGGCGGTTTCGCCGTCGCCGTCGCCGCCGGTGCCGTCGCGCTGCTCGTCGCTCTGCTGGGCTACCGTCCGCTGACCACCTACGACACCGATCGGGCGCTTCCGCAGCAGGACACCGTGATTCACCGATAG